Genomic window (Ananas comosus cultivar F153 linkage group 1, ASM154086v1, whole genome shotgun sequence):
TTTTGTTTGGTGGGGgttgctaattttttatttttctgctaTTGGATTcctaaactttatattttattttgattagatCTCAATTGTCTAAATTCtcattaagttaattattttttaataaactttAGTTATCTGAATGGCATAAAATATGCTTATTAAACTCTTAATAAAGATAAGAATAAGCAAAGCATTCagattttgaagttaaaagaatctcaaatcaaataaattaaaagatcatataacaaaactaaatttttttaaaaaaatgggtaACTATATCTAAATGGATGATAGTTAAGAAAAGTTGTATACGTTTTTACTAATTTAATATGataactatatattttaaattaatgattgataattgcatttttttttttttttttaagatttgatGTAAATGTTCAAAGAGATTTAAGTTATAAAATTTGGGAAGAAGATGGCTTTTGCCAGTCCCATTCTCCCACCGTCCCTAATCCCTACCAATCCAAAACAtaagataaaagtaaaaataccAATTAGCATacaatcaaattataaatattgctTCTGTTTTTGGACCGCTCTTAGCCATGATCTAGAACACGAGTCACAAAACGGTAATAAGGGAACGGTATAATTAAGTAGCGTAACTTATGCAATTCAATTTATAGCTAGAAACGTCATCCTTATTTTTCACAAACCCTCAAATTCAACCCagataaataaaaggaaaaacataTTGTAATGTACACCCTTTACAAACTCGAGCAATAACATACTTTATAAACCATGAAGGATTTTTGTTCGGCTAAATTACAGATAACCctcctgtcaaaacccgatttttcactttcctccctgtcatttaaaaacctacactttactcccttgtaaaataaaaaatgttcacaggaggtaCGGtctgaactgtgatgataaaatgaccattttgcccctcactatTTCGCCCTCGTCATATTCACAGAAGAGAAGactgagggcatttttggcataataaaatatataataatattttataaacggaatcttaacggattactaacggcaggggacgaagtaaacatttttcattttataagagGACAatatgtagatttttaaatgacagggaaaAGTGAAAATTGGGTTTTGACAgagggattttatgtaatttagcccttttgttttcttttctttttctttacgaGGCCAACGTCGTCGACGCGCAACTATCATGCACGCAAGATAGCACATCTCTGTAATCTCTAGAGATGGTGAAGGAGTCGTAGACTTTTCCGTCGCTGCTCTTCTTGTACTCGAAGAGGAGCGAGGAGTGGTCGAAGGCGGTGAGCTTCACGAAACCGTAGTCCTCGTCTCTGTAGATGCTCCAGTTCGGAGTGACGGTGGTGAAGTCCGATAAGTGGCTGCCGCCGCAGCCCACCACCACGTGGATCGTCCCGTTCATAGTGCCCGAGTAGTGTGACTTCTCACTGCTCACACACTGGTTCTGTTGAGCATACATACATCCAtaaggttgttagaaagatGAAACCATGAAATGAGATTAATATCAAGCTCTATAAAACTGGCTACGTTTTAGATAGCGTCTTGCAAAGTTTAATGTAGCACAATGTCCTCAAAAACATCTATTTACGTAAATGTACATACATTGCAACATAAGATAGAAGTATTTTAACAAGAAACTGCAGTTTCAAGAGTCACATGTAGAACCATATCTCGAGGGATAAACATGTAGGTAGGTTTGTATGTATGTCTACTGTAATTGTTTCTGCAGAGGAAGGAAATGTTCTGGTGTTCTACTAACCTGGTAAATAGGGCAGGTCCTCTCATAGTTGTGCACATGACCGTAGAAGGCCAAGTCCACCCTATACTTCTGCCATAGCTTTTGGAGGTCCCTCCCCATGGGCTCCGAGAACGAGCCCTCGGCGGCGTAAAATGAGCTGGAGGAGTAGCCCAGCACACGGTGGGCCGCGAAGATCAGCCACGGTTGCTGCTTCCTGTCCACCGATGCGAGGCACCGCTCTATAAACTTGTACTGCTCCGTGCCTTCTCTCCAGTCGTGCTCGGTGTCTGCTATGCAGAAGCGGAACATGCCGTAATCTGTAGAATACCTATTGAAGGGATAATGAACCATTAAAGATAGTTctaaaattatgtttggcttgTGAAACAACTTATCTATTATAAATAGCGGTAGTCGAAGAATAGTAAAAATcttgaaaattgaaattggcTTGTAAGCCCAAACGCAGAAACATATTGATTTGaaacttccttttctttctattGCAGCAGGAAGGTCAAGGTATTGTTGTGATTTGACAAAAAACTATAGCTACTTAAATGCAGTTCTAGTTGGTAAAGGATGCCAAGCTTAATACTAGAAATAACTAGTCATAATTCACACAACAGCAATAAGCAAAAAGGAGGGCTAAGTTGCTTACCAAAACTTTGCTCTGTTCTCTGCTGGAAAATAGAACATGGTCTCAGCTAGCACACCACACTCTCCTCCGGAATCAGTTGTATCATAGAACGATCCTGTGTTAGGCCAATCCCTCTCGTGATTGCCGCTGCGTCGCAAAACATAGACACTTAGTGCCTATTCAGACCGATTTCTAGCATAACTTCAATCGAAAAGCAAAAGCTGAGATcgttaataaaaatttaaaaactttggGTAAACAGGAAATCAAAAGAGCTTCTACTTTTCCAAATTCAAAAGAAAACTCCTATTTGGGCTTGAAACATGCTCAATAAGATCAATAAAGAGCTTAAAACATTAATGAGCCAAAGGAGCTGCAAACCTTCCAACCATGTATGGGACCCTTGAAGCAATCGGCTCAATCTGAGCAGTAAATTGATCCCATTGCGACAGATAGCCATTTGCGTAAGTGATGTCGCCAATGTGAACAACAAAATCTATGTTGTCCAAATCCTTAACAATTGTATCTGTAGTGTTTAGTGAACCAGGCTGGTAGCTATTATACTCATTTGATCCGTCCCTTTCAGCCTAACAGATGATGGGGGAAAAAAACATGTTATAAGTCATTTTGATTCATATAATTACATTCAGAAATAGCTAAAACCCCCAAAATCTatgtttcttttaaaaaaaaaaaagaagaagtataAAACATAAAGCCACATAAAGCCCATATGTATGAATTCATCCGAGTCGCAGACACCAAGTTTATCACAACAAGTTTTAAAGAGTTCTCTTGTAAGGACAAACGTATATATTTGTAAGAAATGAAACTGCATATTTAAATTCATTTTGCAGGGATAGCACAGATAATTACAGCAGGAAGCTACATATAagtatctctctctttcttttttctgttattaatggttataaatataaatttgcaaatGGTGAGTTCTATTTCCTGCAAAAATTAAATGTGTACCTTCCCCATGTCTCCGAAAATAACAACTCGCTGCAGTGAATTTTGCCCGGGATAAGGCGATGACCGGAAAGAATAAGACTTGCCCCATACAATGGAACCATTGAATAACTGATGACCTATTTTGTAAGTGTACCTGTAATATTACCATATACAGTCCGTAAGAAAAATACCCAGCATTTTGAAAAGGGTTGAAACAAAAACCTAATAACATTTCCTCACTGGCAACTTAAATTGGAAATTTAGTACATATTTTCGCATCAAAATATACCAATCAggaaaatttgacaaatttttatgaTTATAACCCCTGTTGAAAGATCTTAAGAGTTATAACTCATGAATAATACATACTTGGAATTTGGCCACAAATCCTTTAGGAAACTAGTGTGAATGAAGCCAGGATCTCTCCATCCAACTGTACGTGCCGGGGGACCTGGACAAAGTATTACAAGATTTGTATGGAGAAATGTGGCATCACAAGGAGAAGAGATGAAAAGTTTTATTTGTTGATTAGAACAACTAATATGTTGAAAGATCCCCTTGTAAATATTATGATATTCACTTTGGCCCAAAAGAATTATAGGTTTCATCATTTTGCCTCCTTTGTCAGTTGCTACAGTTTCACTAGGTGTGATATCTATCATTTTCTCCATTGCGTATCAAACTAAAATGTATACTCGAgttatgtttttaattttcatttaaagatACTTAGCATGAGCTATGATAATTTCTTTAAGTTTGCTACTTGATCAAATTTCCTGAGTTTAGAAAACAACGAAAATATCGCAACaaactgaaaaaataatttagggaACAAATAAGAGTCATACCACACAAGGCTGTACGAGAGAATGTTAGCGTGCCAGCTGGCGAGCGCGTAGTGGTTCCCCACTTGATGCCCCATTCAACAAAGGGAAAAGCCTCACTAATGTCATAACCGCTAGTCCATGTTACAGTCATCTGAAGATAAGTCCAAAAAGGAAAATTATCTTTAATCTGAAGCCTCTAAACTTGAGGTTAAACTAGAGTTGTTGGGGGagtataataaaaatgaaaaatgaaaaaaggtACTGGGATTCTAATTTGAATACGAGAATTGCATGCAACTTTAGCCATAGAATGATGCAAAAAACATTGCATTCAAATTTGCTCCCAGGAAACGTAGATTGTTACaagataatttcaaaaaaagaaaaaatgtctAACAAAATGAACAagtaaaatgagagaaaatggGACTAAAGAAGAGGAAATTTACCTCATTCCAAGCTTTCCCTTGCGCCAGACGTGGATACAAAGGAGCCTTTGGATTCGCAAAAGAGATCGAATCTGAAACCGCTAGAAGCTTTGGCTGAAAATAACATTTCAGAATATTAGAccttgaaaagaaaaattgtattttatattCCAAATTATGGcctaaatgaaaaaataaaatgcagtTATAGGAATCTCATTAAAATGGAAGAGTTAAAAACACTGGTCAGAATTAACAGTAGTAACAACAGCAGAACACTAGATCAGTGAATTACGTTCATGTGCAGCTCACACCTCTCTCACGAGATTTGAGTCTGTAGTCCacattactatttttttttttttttaatatattgcttttttttttactcctcaTTTGGCCTTGTTTTTGCTTCTATTTAAAACAGCAATCTCATCAAGGGGCCGTTTGGTACTGAGCATTTTCTAATGCTGTTAGGCAAAACAGAATTAGGGCAAACACGTATAGGAATATGTTTATGTTTTCCGATGGAACCACAAAACACATATCGTATCCAACTTATTACAATATGCACAATATAATTATCACGTGCGGAAACAAATTAGGTAAATTTTTTCAGTACATTCTCACCGCATGTAATGCTTTCTCTCCACAATTCCAAAAGAAGCCTAATAGAGATATTTGACGAGGAATAAAAAGTATAAAGCCTCCACAATGGCAGACAAAGTGAGAAGGAAGATTATAATTCAAAAGGGACGTTCCACTGACAGACATGATTAGGTGGAATTAGGAAAAATAATGGCGAAAAGTACAAGAATTAATccaacaatatttattttccttaaATCCACATTTGCACAAATTAAGACCTCAAGAAAAAagtctatttttcttttttgaaagcTAGGACCACCAGAGATATTCAATCATCCACTCCAATCAGACCCTACTCTAGCTGAGCCTCAACTCTAGCTGGTGGGCGGGGGTGCTGAGCCTCAACTATATCTTCTCTTGGGGAATGGCCTACAAACTAGGTAATGGACGGGCTATTGATTTTTGGCACGATTGGTGGTGTGGGGATAATGTGCTAAATCTGTTGTTCCCGATGGTCTACCTCATGTCTTGGGGGAAAAACTTTAAAGTCAGCGAATGTTTTACGAGGGGAAGTTAGAATTGGTCTAGGATTGAGGGCGTCACCGCGAACCAGAGGTTAGGGGTGAGGGACAGTTGCGCGGAGCTTGAGAACCGGATTTCTCAGCTATCGGTAGAGCACTCTCCAGACAAAATTATTTGGCGATGGAGTGAGGATGAACGCTTTTCAGTAAAATCGACCTATATGGCGTTGACAGATGGGGGTACGAGGGACGAACGAGCCTCTAGAATTTGGAGACTCAAAATCCCCTTAAAGGTAAAAGTGTTCTGCTGGCTGGTCCTAAAGAAGAGAACTCCAACGACGGATAAGCTCTTTAAGAGAGGCTGGATTCAAGACTCAACCTGCGTGCTATGTGGGTCGGAAGAGGAAACTGTGGATCACCTGTTCTCCCGGTGCGTTTTTACCAAGTTTATCATGGTGATGGGGGTAGATAGTGTGCAAACACATGATCTGGGGGACATTGTGAACCTTGTTTGGGATAGATGGTCGGCTAGGAAGAGCCTTCATACGAAGAGAAACAGCCTAACAGAATTAGTTGGCTGTTGGTGGATCGTATGGAGGGTCAGAAATGACTTTATCTTTAGAAAAATCCAGCCGAACCCGGAAATGGCAATCCGCAATCTCATTCAGCTGGTGAAGGAGTGGGACTCGTTGCTCCTCCCAAcctaagtgtgtgtgtgtgtgtgtgtgtgtgtgtgtttttttctttttttgggggcCCGGGCTGCCCCACtcttgtagcctagttcatttttCCAATGAaggaagcgggtagcgtgctacctttatctcaaaaaatcatagattgtttttttttttttttttaaaaacgaaCAAAGATATGATCAACTTACACTCGAAAGTCCGCCAGAGAACAATGCAAAAGAAAAGTCTTGACGCTGATTGATTAGTTGGAGCTTCAAAGTGCCCTTTCCAGATTTCAAATAATCTGAGGAATAATTCGCTAATTGATACTGCAAACATCATCATATTAGAATGAGAGAAAGGACCATTGCACAAAGTTCTAGCCCACCCATTAGGTGGGctttaaaaagtaaatattctAATTTGAAACTACTGCTTTCAACTACAATAAGAAACTGTACAagtgtttttttaaaaagaataaaagctgTTAGAGCTTTTGCAAAtggtttcaaaatatttttgtcaGAGCTCCAGTTCATGCGCAAATAGTTATACTAACCTTTACTGGGGCCTGGCAAATCATAGGAACCAGCTCTTTGTTGAACCCACTGTTATCTGGGCAAGTAGATGAACTGTTTCGAACAACACAAACAAGATTTACCACAATAATTGTAAcacaaaaaattacactttaatGCTAGATGTGTTTGTAGTTATAAGAAGTTGAGGTAGTTAAGAAGATTACTTGAAATTTGAGGGAGAGAACACCCCAATCCAATGATCCGAGGATGGTTTGGGAGATCCAAAATCTACAGTTACCCATTCAGTGTCCTGTCCCTGTTATCCATTTTTtaccaagaaaagaaaaagaaaagtgtgGTGGTAAACTATATATCATCCAATTGTTAAACTATATGAGATTccaaaatgaaatattaaagttcATAGTTGCAAAAATTCTGCATTTGCTTTCTCCAATTACCAAACAGACCCATAAATACAGTACTCATTTGCCTCCCCCCTATTTTTCTCCTTCTATTTGCAGCAAATGGTCACCTCTAGTTTAAGTACTTAAAAAGTACTTTACAATAGAGGAAGCGGTTTAGTGCTTTTATGGCAGTGAGAATCCACtataaatttcttaaatttaaaactaaaagcttcaattagttttttttttcttttactgttTTAAAAGCACTACTGAAATAGAAAACTCGGCTCTACATAGTACAATAATGCCAACAAAGAAAGGGCGTTGatgtaaatttattttagtagaAAGGCAAATTATTAAAacaaacaacttttttttttaagaaaaaaatccGCATAACGACGCGGGAATCAAAAAGTGCGCCGGCTCTTTGTGATCACCGAGGTTTGTTCGAATCTGGCCCCCTCCCAGTCCAATCAAAGCCGCGTATCACAGATCAAACGGTCCATAACTAGTCGCCAATCATTCGAGAtcacaaaaatccaaaaaaggaaaaaaggaaaaaccacCTTAACCCCGAGGAGCGCCGGCGAAACCCTAACGAATGCCGAGGCGTCGAGGGCGATCCTCGCGCGGTGGATCGCGATCCGCGACAGCTAACAACGTAGTAGAcgatctcctcctcttctcccactccatctctctctctctctctctctctctctctctaaagcccTACTAGTTATGTTATGCTTATATATGATAGAGGGAGTTGGAGAAGAGAAAACGAGAGTGGAATAGAGTTAAGAATAAGGGGGGGAGAGATATGCGGGGGGATATATAGAGGGGAATTATTCGGGGGTTATTCGGAGGTTTTTGAGTTTGGTACGAAGGTTCTAAAGGAGACTTTTGGGtgggaaattaattaattaattaataagactCGGAGGAGTGTtcaaaaacaaattttaaaataagaccGAGGCCGCACATCTTTTGGCGCAACGCAGATGTAGGAGATCCTCATTTTGCCACGTGGAAGATCCTGGAGCTATGGACGTACGGACACGGGGCCCAGTATTGAAGTATCATtgactaaaaaataataataatacaaaaaagtAGAAATGATGCTTGAAATAAAATAGGCTTGCTgaattaacaaaattttttgataaaaaatttttaatttgttgtaagaTAGATGTAGCGAAATCAAATTTACTGATATGAAAATGATAGCGAGACACACTTTAACGTGTGAATTTTTATTCAATCAATCTGTTGGCTTACCAAATTGAAAAAGCTAGTCGGCTTGGCAAATCgacaaaaaagatattttttataaattttggttgAGGCCAATCTGTTTTGATTTTTATGCAACTTACTTTTTGGTTGTTTGATTAAAAATAAGATACAAATCTGAGCACTACTACGAAGTAACAAAATGAAggtaatttttattatcaacATTCCAAAAATACTCCATTccagcaaataaaaaaaataaaataaaataaaataaaagcagaaaaacaaaaaaaaaaaattctaacataGTAGGTTGGTTTTTAGGCCTTCAGAAGGATAGTTACGcagaaaatatcaaaaaatcatgcGCATGTGAAAGCTAGTTCCCTTGAACACATGccattaatattatatatttcttagtCAAAGAAAAAGATCAAAATCACAAGCCACACTTCTTTGACTTCTCCATTTTCCGTTTCCCCCCTTTGAATTAACATGTAAGGACAAATTTCCTTATTATTTCAAATCTTTCAGCTTCGGATAGtgattctttttccttttctttttctctttttccatttattttatttagttaaaagaGTGGTATTTTTTACATCCCTTAACAAATAGGCTCTTTAATTTGATCTCATTGGAAGAACAGAAGAttggtaaaatatagattccttggtaaaatatagattccctcttctatatatactaatatacacTCTGTGGAAGTTGGATTAATTAATAGTGGTACACTTgacaaaatcaaaatctaatcaGGGAGCTAGTCTAATTAATGCTACCACAAAACTATGTCTCCACCATCCACTTACATATTAATTGCAGCACATGCATAACATTGACCTAGTGTACTTACAAGTAAAATTATTTCAAGGGTATACGTCTAGAGGAATGATGCTTTCAGATATACCCCGTAAAGTATATAAAATGTGCGAcgatcaaatttaatttgttaaatataatgtgttccatatatatatatatagagagagagagttggactgggctactattagtagcaaaattctattattgctaccagttttttagcctttggatcaactcttttcattatttctaaccattggattaaatactataacccagtggggaccactcaaccctagggggaccactcaattctaaccgactaatatcattccgatcctacaatttttcatccaaaggttaaaaacttgatagtagaaagagtattttactattaatagtattcaagcttaattctatatatatatatatatatataattgagcttctatgcttttaaaagtaccaagtcattggtgcttgtaagtttttagcccttggattaatagatgtatggttaggatgatgtgggcccccttaggttaagtgggtagttggttgaatagtataatctaacggatgaaaatgatcaaagtcatagatctaacggtaaaaaattcacaagcaccaagtgcttggtgcttttacaagcaccatagccggactcatatatatatatatatatgatttcttatctTATGCGAAAATTCTTGAGTATTTGTGATATAAAAGTTATAGTGGAAGGAGAAAACAGATTTAATGCAGCTAATAATTCTTTGTTTTCTACGATGCAACAATTTATTCCAAACATGATTGTTGGTACATGAGATCTCAATATCAAAAATCTAGCtacttcacatttctaactattttttcttaaaaaacaaGCGAGCAAATAGTATATCGTATATTTctcgcaaaaataaaaataattcattcAAAGGTTTACATTAATAAGTACTTGATTGGGATGGTTTAAGACAAAGTCAACTCATAAGAGCCCAAATAAGGTTGACTTTGGCAGTTCGGCACTCTTGTGTGGATGGATATGCTATTTGATCAACCAATGAAATGGACTGGTGTGGAAAAAATGAGGCTTTTATTGTCGATGGCACAGGGATTAGAGTCAACGCTTGTGCACTACAGATTATTTTAGAAGTTTAAATTAtcagaaaatatatttaattatttatatctagTCAACATCCCGTCTTACATCTTGCTCAAATGCCACTGAAGAAACCGAAGTTTGGGTGGAGGtgtattttcatatatttttttataaattgtaaaaataagATCTTAATTGACTCATTGTTATATGCATAATGTAATAGTTTAATagagtatttttatattatcgTTTTTCACTGTACATAACATAATCTTTCCGCAATACTAAACGAAGgcttaaatggtgcaatattttttttttaagtggaAAAATAATGAAGAAGAGTTGAGAAGAAGAAGGCGCCATTAGAGATGATTTTGGAACTTGTAATCACTTTGCCCTTTTTTTGCTCCTTCCCCTTTCTGGCCGAGTGAAGGAGggatagggatgtcaatgggtatggatatccgaaatattatccgactCCAAATACGAACGGGGCGGGTTTATTCGAGCTAAACGGGTATGAATTTGGTTATAGgtctagaaaataaaaacccgacggatatagatacggatatggattttgtatttacccgacccgaacccgaaaaaattatatatatacatactttatttttatttatttatataatatatacaatatttaataatttttattttagatcttcattcaacggtataaatttttaaaaatccgctgGGTT
Coding sequences:
- the LOC109727290 gene encoding probable inactive purple acid phosphatase 27, with the translated sequence MRISYICVAPKDLSRIAIHRARIALDASAFVRVSPALLGVKGQDTEWVTVDFGSPKPSSDHWIGVFSPSNFNSSTCPDNSGFNKELVPMICQAPVKYQLANYSSDYLKSGKGTLKLQLINQRQDFSFALFSGGLSSPKLLAVSDSISFANPKAPLYPRLAQGKAWNEMTVTWTSGYDISEAFPFVEWGIKWGTTTRSPAGTLTFSRTALCGPPARTVGWRDPGFIHTSFLKDLWPNSKYTYKIGHQLFNGSIVWGKSYSFRSSPYPGQNSLQRVVIFGDMGKAERDGSNEYNSYQPGSLNTTDTIVKDLDNIDFVVHIGDITYANGYLSQWDQFTAQIEPIASRVPYMVGSGNHERDWPNTGSFYDTTDSGGECGVLAETMFYFPAENRAKFWYSTDYGMFRFCIADTEHDWREGTEQYKFIERCLASVDRKQQPWLIFAAHRVLGYSSSSFYAAEGSFSEPMGRDLQKLWQKYRVDLAFYGHVHNYERTCPIYQNQCVSSEKSHYSGTMNGTIHVVVGCGGSHLSDFTTVTPNWSIYRDEDYGFVKLTAFDHSSLLFEYKKSSDGKVYDSFTISRDYRDVLSCVHDSCASTTLAS